One window from the genome of Bradyrhizobium xenonodulans encodes:
- a CDS encoding cell envelope integrity protein TolA encodes MSEPDSKKWRSRALWALAAIVALFLHVGGAALAISNLEATNLDEGLGADDGAIGLEMVALKAEETDLPPGPESDASVASPALAQQKAVEKEVDLPKEKPTDTQEEADKVVTENNAKKPQEDEPEPAKVETSQSVESVASEATAPRKPSDDATLGEKAQIIEKGLLDDKKRLVAGWTKQITAWFERHKRYPKVDKVKDAKVVVTFELDRTGNVLTAEVQETSGDKRFDEEAIAMLHRASPLPAPPAVQADEGLKFSVPVIFNQKKK; translated from the coding sequence ATGAGCGAGCCTGACAGCAAGAAATGGCGATCACGCGCCCTTTGGGCGCTGGCGGCGATTGTCGCGCTGTTTCTGCACGTCGGCGGTGCGGCGCTGGCAATCTCCAATCTCGAAGCCACGAATCTCGATGAGGGACTGGGTGCCGATGACGGCGCGATCGGTCTGGAGATGGTCGCGCTGAAGGCCGAGGAAACCGATCTTCCGCCGGGGCCGGAAAGCGACGCGTCGGTGGCCTCGCCGGCGCTGGCCCAGCAGAAGGCGGTCGAAAAGGAAGTCGACCTACCGAAGGAAAAGCCGACCGACACGCAAGAGGAAGCCGACAAGGTCGTCACCGAGAACAATGCCAAGAAGCCGCAGGAAGACGAGCCTGAGCCGGCTAAGGTCGAGACCAGCCAGTCGGTCGAATCCGTCGCCTCGGAGGCTACGGCGCCCCGCAAACCTTCCGACGATGCAACTCTCGGCGAGAAGGCCCAGATCATCGAGAAGGGGCTTCTGGACGACAAGAAGAGGCTCGTGGCCGGCTGGACCAAGCAGATTACGGCCTGGTTCGAGCGCCACAAGCGCTACCCGAAGGTCGACAAGGTCAAGGACGCCAAGGTGGTGGTCACCTTCGAGCTCGATCGCACCGGCAACGTCCTTACGGCCGAGGTCCAGGAGACCTCCGGCGACAAGCGATTTGACGAGGAAGCCATCGCCATGCTCCACCGCGCGAGCCCGCTGCCTGCGCCGCCGGCGGTGCAGGCGGACGAAGGCCTCAAATTCAGCGTCCCCGTCATCTTCAATCAAAAGAAGAAGTAG
- a CDS encoding biopolymer transporter ExbD, which translates to MGVSLADNDDDDDFGETHDINVTPFIDVILVLLIIFMVAAPLSTVDLPIDMPTSTTVTQQKKPDKPTFVTIKSDLAIAIGENFVKRADLVRALDNRPDAGKEKPIFLRVDRGVPYGEFFDVLEILRGGNYRNLKVEALEGVPGQAGAAQAEPASPAKQ; encoded by the coding sequence ATGGGCGTTTCGCTCGCAGACAATGATGACGACGACGATTTCGGCGAGACGCATGACATCAACGTCACGCCGTTCATCGACGTCATCCTGGTGCTGCTGATCATCTTCATGGTCGCAGCGCCGCTGTCGACGGTGGACCTTCCGATCGACATGCCGACGTCCACGACGGTGACGCAGCAAAAGAAACCGGACAAGCCGACCTTCGTCACGATCAAGTCGGATCTTGCGATCGCGATCGGTGAGAATTTCGTCAAGCGTGCCGACCTGGTCCGCGCGCTCGACAACAGGCCCGATGCAGGCAAGGAAAAGCCGATCTTCCTGCGGGTCGACCGCGGCGTTCCTTACGGTGAGTTCTTCGACGTGCTCGAGATCTTGCGCGGGGGCAATTACAGAAACCTCAAGGTCGAAGCCCTTGAAGGCGTGCCCGGGCAAGCCGGAGCCGCACAAGCCGAGCCTGCAAGCCCGGCGAAGCAGTAA
- a CDS encoding Fe2+-dependent dioxygenase — MLTCLPGVLSKDDVVDFRRIMDASDWEDGRSTAGAQSAMVKRNEQLPPDGEVARKLGNRIISALTANPRFIAAAIPLQIFPPLFNRYAASSGHHFGLHVDNAIRGDRLTGLRIRTDLSVTLFLAEPEEYDGGELVIEDTYGSHEVKLPAGDCVLYPSTSLHLVTPVTKGTRVASFFWLQSMIRDDQARSMIFDLDTAIQALVERLGRDDPETVKLTGIYHNLIRYWAEV, encoded by the coding sequence ATGTTGACGTGCTTGCCTGGTGTCCTGAGCAAAGATGATGTGGTGGATTTCCGCCGCATCATGGATGCCAGCGACTGGGAAGACGGCCGCTCCACCGCCGGCGCGCAGTCGGCGATGGTCAAGCGCAACGAGCAATTGCCGCCGGATGGCGAGGTCGCGCGCAAGCTCGGCAACCGCATCATCTCGGCGCTGACAGCGAACCCGCGCTTCATCGCGGCGGCGATCCCGCTCCAGATCTTCCCGCCGCTGTTCAACCGTTATGCGGCGAGCAGCGGCCATCATTTCGGTCTGCATGTCGACAATGCGATCCGCGGCGACCGGCTGACCGGCCTTCGCATCCGCACAGACCTGTCGGTTACGCTGTTCCTCGCCGAGCCGGAAGAGTATGACGGTGGCGAACTTGTGATCGAGGACACCTACGGGTCGCACGAAGTCAAGTTGCCAGCCGGCGACTGCGTGCTCTATCCCTCGACCAGCCTGCATCTGGTCACGCCGGTGACGAAGGGAACGCGAGTTGCGTCTTTCTTCTGGCTTCAGAGCATGATACGGGACGATCAAGCCCGGAGCATGATCTTTGACCTCGACACCGCGATTCAGGCGCTGGTGGAACGGCTCGGGCGTGACGATCCCGAAACGGTCAAATTGACGGGTATCTATCACAACCTCATTCGCTACTGGGCCGAAGTATGA
- the exbB gene encoding tonB-system energizer ExbB encodes MKIMSFQASLAAAAMLAAAWLASPVSAQTQTAPAAAPAQSTAQQPAASPAPAPAPTAAAPAAPSAAMPAAAKPEAAGVAPAMKELSPWVMFQSADVIVKAVMIGLAFASLMTWTVLIAKSIELSVASTKLRSALKKIAEARSLAEAQMALGAKEGVLPSFLAAALREARMSAGLSSDAGIKERAASSFQEIVRAEARRIRIGMGVLATIGSTSPFVGLFGTVWGIMNSFIGISKSQTTNLAVVAPGIAEALLATAIGLVAAIPAVIIYNHFSRVTKNYLELVNRASGAAGRLLSRDLDRSHGSVHSRAAE; translated from the coding sequence ATGAAGATCATGTCGTTCCAAGCAAGCCTTGCCGCAGCCGCCATGCTGGCCGCCGCCTGGCTCGCATCCCCTGTTTCTGCCCAGACACAAACCGCGCCGGCGGCAGCACCGGCCCAATCGACGGCTCAGCAGCCCGCGGCCAGCCCGGCCCCGGCGCCAGCTCCGACCGCCGCGGCGCCTGCGGCTCCCTCGGCCGCCATGCCGGCAGCCGCCAAGCCCGAAGCTGCCGGCGTCGCGCCGGCCATGAAGGAATTGTCGCCCTGGGTGATGTTCCAGTCGGCGGACGTCATCGTGAAGGCGGTGATGATCGGGCTCGCCTTCGCATCGCTCATGACCTGGACTGTCCTGATCGCCAAGTCGATCGAGCTGTCGGTTGCCTCGACGAAACTTCGTTCGGCGCTGAAGAAGATTGCAGAGGCGCGCTCGCTCGCCGAAGCGCAGATGGCGCTCGGCGCGAAGGAGGGCGTGTTGCCGTCCTTTCTGGCGGCGGCGCTGCGCGAGGCGCGGATGTCGGCCGGCTTGTCCAGCGATGCCGGCATCAAGGAGCGCGCGGCCTCGAGCTTCCAGGAGATCGTGCGCGCCGAGGCGCGGCGCATCCGCATCGGCATGGGGGTGCTCGCGACCATCGGCTCCACATCGCCCTTCGTCGGCCTGTTCGGCACGGTCTGGGGCATCATGAACAGCTTCATCGGCATCTCGAAATCGCAGACGACGAACCTTGCCGTCGTCGCGCCCGGCATCGCCGAAGCGCTGCTCGCCACCGCGATCGGCCTCGTCGCCGCCATTCCCGCGGTCATCATCTACAATCACTTCTCGCGCGTGACGAAGAACTATCTCGAGCTCGTCAACCGTGCCTCGGGCGCGGCTGGGCGGCTGCTCTCGCGCGATCTCGATCGCAGCCACGGCAGCGTGCATTCGCGCGCGGCGGAGTGA